DNA sequence from the Chlamydiota bacterium genome:
GCCCCACCTACTGGGGGCTCCAGCCGCGCGTGGCGATGAAGATGATCGACGAGAAGATGACCGAGGTGTTCCCGCTCGGGCGGTTCAAGTACGTTTGCCCCGAGGGGGAGGGAAGATGACGCCGGGGAGGCGGGGATGAAGGAAGAGCGGGTCATCATCGCCGGCTTCGGCGGGCAGGGGATCATGTTCATGGGGAAGCTCCTCTGCTACGCGGGGATGCTGGAGGGGAAACAGGTCACCTACATGCCCTCCTACGGGGCGGAGGTCCGCGGCGGGACCGCCTACTGCAACGTGATCATCTCCGCCGAAGAGATCGCCTCGCCGGTCGTCGCCGAACCGACCTCCGCGATCATCATGAACCTCCCGTCGCTCGTCAAGTTCGAGCCGATGCTCCTGAAGAAGGGGCTCCTCGTCGTGAATTCGTCCCTCGTCTCCCGGCCCCCGAAACGCAAGGACCTCGAGGTGATCGCCATCCAGGCCACGGGCATCGCCGACGGCCTCGGGAATACCCGCGTGGCCAACATGGTCGCCCTGGGGGCGTACCTGGCCAAGCGCGATAGCGTCGGGATCGAAACCGCCCTCGCCGCGGTCGAGGAGATGCTCCCCCCCTACCGCCAGCACCTCGTCGAGATCAATCGCCGGGCGCTGCGCGAGGGGAAGGGGTTTGTCGAGTCCCGGAGCTCCGACGCCCTCTGGAGCAAGATCAGCCGCGGCTTCGGGTTCGGATGACCGTGAACCCGTCTCCCGCCGCCCCGCCGCGCGTCCGCTTCGCCCCCAGCCCGACCGGGCACCTCCATATCGGGGGCGCACGGACGGCGCTCTTCAACTGGCTCTTCGCGCGCCGCCTCGGCGGGACCTTCATCCTCCGCATCGAAGACACCGACCTCCAGCGCTCGACGCGGGAGTCGGTGGACGCCATCATCGACAACCTCCGTTGGCTCGGGCTCGACTGGGACGAGGGGCCGATCCTCCAGTCCGGCCGCTTCCCCCTCTACGCCCCGCAGGCCGAGCGCCTGGTCGCGGAGGGGAGGGCGTACCGCTCCGACGACAGGAAGGGCGCGAAACAGGCCGTCATTTTGAAGAAGCCGGAGCGGGAGATCGCGGTGGACGACATCGTCCACGGAAGGATGGTCTTCTCCCCCGACGCGGTCGGCGACCTTGTGCTGATGAAGTCCGACGGCACCCCGACCTACAACTTCGCCTGCGTGGTCGACGACGCGGCGATGGGGATCACGCACATCATCCGCGGCGACGACCATGTGAGCAACACCCCCAAGCAACTCCTCCTGTACGAGGCGCTCGGGCTTCCCGTCCCGCTCTTCGCGCACGTGCCGCTCATCATGGGCCCCGACGGGTCGCGCCTGAGCAAACGGCACGGGGCGACCTCCGTCGGGCAGTTCCGCGAGGAGGGGATCCTCCCCGAGGCGCTCGTGAACTTCCTCGCCCTCCTCGGCTGGTCCCCCGGCGACGACCGCGAGATCATGTCGCTTTCGGAGCTGATCGCGGCCTTCTCGCTCGAGCGGGTGAACAAGAAGAGCGCGGTCTTCGACACGAAGAAGCTCGAGTGGCTGAACATGCAGTACTTCAAGAAGCGGTCGGCGGAGGAGATCGCGCGCATGGCGCTGCCGCACCTGGCGGCGTACGGCCTGGAGCCCGGCGCGGTCTCCCCGGGGCGGCTGGAGGAGGTGGTCCGCCTGCTCGGGGAGAGGTTCAGGACGCTCCGGGACCTTGCGGACAAGGCGCACTACTTCTTTGCCGACGCGCCGAACATCGATCCGGCGGCGTTCCGGAAGCATATCCGCAGGGAGGGCTCCGCGGAGATCCTCGCGGACGTGGCCGCCCGGTTGGAGGCGCTCGACGGCTTCACCCCGGAGGCGATCGAGCGCGAACTGCGCGCCGTGAGCGCCGCGCGCGGCGTGAAGGCGGGGGCGGTGATGCAGCCGGTGCGCGTGGCGGTGTGCGGGCGCGCGGAGACGCCAAGCATCTTCGAGACGCTGGTCCTCGTCGGGAAGGAGAAGGTCCTCGGCCGTCTGCGGCGGGCCCCCCTCCTCGAAATCCCCGACGGGGCCCCGGAAGGGGAGCGGCGGGCGCCATGAACGCCACCGGCAACGGCCGTCTCCCGGAAGGCGCCCCCCCTCCGCGGGATTTCATCCGCCAGATCGTCGCGGAGGATCTGGCCTCCGGGAAACACGGCGGCCGGGTCGTGACGCGCTTCCCCCCCGAGCCGAACGGCTACCTCCATATCGGGCACGCGAAGTCGATCTGCCTCAACTTCGGCATCGCCGCCGAGAACGGCGGGAGGTGCCACCTCCGCTTCGACGACACCAACCCCGCGAAGGAGGATGTCGAGTACGTCGAGTCCATCCTGCGCGACGTGCGCTGGCTCGGCTTCGACTGGGGCCCGCACCTGTACTACGCCTCCGACTACTTCGAACGGCTCTACGGCTTCGCCGTGGAGCTCGTCCGGCGGGGGAAGGCGTACGTGGACAGCTTGAGCGCGGATGAGATACGGAGGCACCGGGGGACGCTCACCGAGCCCGGCCGGGAGAGCCCGTTCCGCACCCGCTCCGTGGAGGAGAACCTCGACCTGTTCGGCCGGATGCGGCGGGGGGAGTTCCCCGACGGCGCGCACGTCCTCCGCGCGAAGATCGACATGGCGTCTCCGAATTTGAACATGCGCGACCCGACGATCTACCGGATCAGGCGCCAGACGCACCACCGCACCGGGGATGCGTGGTGCATCTACCCGATGTACGACTTCGCGCACTGCCTCTCCGACTCGATCGAGGGGATTACGCACTCGATCTGCACGCTGGAGTTCGAGGACCACCGCCCGCTCTACGACTGGTTCCTCGACGCCCTTGAAACCGGCTGCCACCCGCAGCAGATCGAGTTCGCCCGCCTCAACGTGAGCCACACCATCCTCTCCAAGCGCCGTCTCCTCGCGCTCGTGCAGGAGGGGCGCGTCTCGGGCTGGGACGATCCGCGGATGCCCACGCTCTCGGGCTTGCGGAGGCGCGGTTGCACCCCCGAGGCGATACGGAGCTTCTGCGAGCGGATCGGCGTGGCGAAGACCGACAGCACGGTGGAGATCGCCCTGTTCGAGCACTGCCTCCGCGACGACCTGAACCGGCGCGCCGCCCGTCGGATGGCGGTGCTGCGGCCCCTTCGCGTGGTCGTGGAGAACTACCCCGAGGGGACCACGGAGGAGCTCGACGCCG
Encoded proteins:
- a CDS encoding 2-oxoacid:ferredoxin oxidoreductase subunit gamma, whose protein sequence is MKEERVIIAGFGGQGIMFMGKLLCYAGMLEGKQVTYMPSYGAEVRGGTAYCNVIISAEEIASPVVAEPTSAIIMNLPSLVKFEPMLLKKGLLVVNSSLVSRPPKRKDLEVIAIQATGIADGLGNTRVANMVALGAYLAKRDSVGIETALAAVEEMLPPYRQHLVEINRRALREGKGFVESRSSDALWSKISRGFGFG
- a CDS encoding glutamate--tRNA ligase; amino-acid sequence: MTVNPSPAAPPRVRFAPSPTGHLHIGGARTALFNWLFARRLGGTFILRIEDTDLQRSTRESVDAIIDNLRWLGLDWDEGPILQSGRFPLYAPQAERLVAEGRAYRSDDRKGAKQAVILKKPEREIAVDDIVHGRMVFSPDAVGDLVLMKSDGTPTYNFACVVDDAAMGITHIIRGDDHVSNTPKQLLLYEALGLPVPLFAHVPLIMGPDGSRLSKRHGATSVGQFREEGILPEALVNFLALLGWSPGDDREIMSLSELIAAFSLERVNKKSAVFDTKKLEWLNMQYFKKRSAEEIARMALPHLAAYGLEPGAVSPGRLEEVVRLLGERFRTLRDLADKAHYFFADAPNIDPAAFRKHIRREGSAEILADVAARLEALDGFTPEAIERELRAVSAARGVKAGAVMQPVRVAVCGRAETPSIFETLVLVGKEKVLGRLRRAPLLEIPDGAPEGERRAP
- a CDS encoding glutamine--tRNA ligase/YqeY domain fusion protein; protein product: MNATGNGRLPEGAPPPRDFIRQIVAEDLASGKHGGRVVTRFPPEPNGYLHIGHAKSICLNFGIAAENGGRCHLRFDDTNPAKEDVEYVESILRDVRWLGFDWGPHLYYASDYFERLYGFAVELVRRGKAYVDSLSADEIRRHRGTLTEPGRESPFRTRSVEENLDLFGRMRRGEFPDGAHVLRAKIDMASPNLNMRDPTIYRIRRQTHHRTGDAWCIYPMYDFAHCLSDSIEGITHSICTLEFEDHRPLYDWFLDALETGCHPQQIEFARLNVSHTILSKRRLLALVQEGRVSGWDDPRMPTLSGLRRRGCTPEAIRSFCERIGVAKTDSTVEIALFEHCLRDDLNRRAARRMAVLRPLRVVVENYPEGTTEELDAVNNPEDPSAGTRRIPFSRVIYVERDDFREQPPKKYHRLSPGAEVRLRYGYLVTCTGFTKDPRTGEVTELRCRYDPATRGGHAPDGRKVKGTIHWLSAAHAVSAEARLYDHLFTAEDPSGGGEGTDWRTCLNPASREIVTGCLVEPALLGAAPGETFQFERLGYFCVDPDSAPGKPVFNRTVALRDTWGRIEKAQR